The Branchiostoma floridae strain S238N-H82 chromosome 17, Bfl_VNyyK, whole genome shotgun sequence genome has a window encoding:
- the LOC118404251 gene encoding uncharacterized protein LOC118404251, whose product MEEAALSKEETVEEATLSEEETMEEAALSEEEELDSRLRGLPHDTCLQPVDIGQDFLDHHDERVMCVAPGEGSKPISVFQEVGGEAMSFPVQFPTGKFSFNVDRDVRITPSKYFKARLMGADTRFASDTNYIFFAQYVTELRFIQSNISISMRKGSPTTSGGRKISAGMLSNKEDLQAILKSDEGYRFLQPVRGTPQFWDKALNELYAMIRQLGIPTWFATFSAADLRWPEVLEAIRQDHGTVPVSDLSWEERCDILKSNPVTAARMFDRRVKLFFKHLIKSPSQPIGEVIDTFTRTEFQQRGSPHIHCLFWVKDAPKLGVNSEEEICSFVDRYVCCQLPNSETDKELFDIVSQVQMHRKGHTSSCKKGGKICRFGFPKPPVNQTFLCSPVSLQDLTDEESASIAGRKKQAESDLKKFWDVLDKKTEPEKCSTEDVLKEANLTTAQVCDALNLIANRKQVFLRREPKDMWVNNFNPHLLRAWNANMDIQYVLDAYSCVKYIVSYISKAEREMGKLLKQAQKEAREGNEDVLTEMRKVGNAYLHHREVSAQEAVYRVCSLNLKECSRQVTFIPTDEQANRLSKPLADIQKLASEGNGDEENIWMPNIMDRYKARPQEEPFRSMCAAEFVSEYRVVSCSGQQENAQQSSRGEARHVLRDNYGAVQKRTRSDPAVIRFAKFNKKKEPERFYLTLLKLYLPHYLDAQLKPPQYAKYEEFYSNGFAPISDREDRVNVIVNGNRRKFEQNVEELEQARKDAEDGNLEDVWAQIFPEVEQERLDCLDKRGENEVDGVIEGTEDDIPDLATTDKSKERSFTLEACQTKIQYKTAVPMMQSLNPMQQGVFYFVRNWCMETAQGKRPDPFHIFVTGGAGTGKSHLIKCIYYEATRLLGKAQENPDKVSVLLTAPTGTAAFNIGGSTVHHAFHLMCVTKTYQPLSESTLNTLRAQYESLKIVIVDEVSMVDMKLMSSIHGRLGQLTQSRSSANFGNVSILAVGDMYQIPPVRGQSLYRGKDFIDLWNPIFEVVELQEIMRQKDDAAFANLLNRMRVKRKKDKLSDEDDKTLSSRVLSTDFASNDYPKDALHIFSTNKAVVDYNDKMLNLRCSDVTCFEASDFVKDPTTGSMTRRPHAQGDKDDLLDVVKVGIGARVMLCRNVNVEDGLVNGAFGTVTGVTGGQQDASDGATVFVKFDNPKAGVLEREKSAVPSSLPENSVPIRQIEDNLKKLSKVKRYQIPIKLAWACTVHKVQGMTVPEVVVSMKNIFASGMAYVALSRVCSIGGLHITDYKQESIYCDEAVQEAVNKMKHFEYVSNPFTNVGDRSVGEVLNIVHHNTEGLEKNFESLKSTCLVEADIICLTETWLSENVQSSQFQLESFNMFRKDRSSGHACEEASNATRNSSRGGVAIYVRDIYKCSEIPIPNDISLECVVTQVSADCMPVKHLIVAIYRPPNVRKDSFISSLEKLLGHLSAVERSNTVILGDFNENLMSSENKMILSFLMQNGFKQLIESPTTERCTLIDHVYISQLSAVVNHGVIQTFYSYHDAVYCTLCNER is encoded by the exons atggaagaagcagctctgagcaaggaagaaactgtggaagaagcaactctgagcgaggaagaaaccatggaagaagcagctctgagcgagGAAGAGGAACTAGACAGCCGCTTGCGGGGACTGCCACATGACACTTGCCTCCAGCCAGTAGATATAGGACAGGATTTTCTTGACCACCACGATGAACGCGTCATGTGTGTGGCTCCAGGAGAGGGGAGCAAACCAATTTCTGTGTTCCAGGAGGTTGGGGGAGAGGCAATGTCCTTCCCTGTTCAATTCCCTactggaaagttttcttttaatgttgaTCGTGATGTACGTATTACGCCCAGCAAGTACTTCAAGGCACGCCTTATGGGTGCAGATACGCGGTTTGCAAGCGACACTAACTACATATTCTTTGCACAATACGTAACAGAGTTGCGCTTCATACAGTCGAATATTTCCATATCTATGCGCAAAGGTTCGCCGACGACAAGTGGCGGCCGTAAAATATCTGCTGGTATGTTGTCAAACAAAGAGGACTTACAGGCTATACTTAAGTCAGATGAAGGCTATCGCTTCCTTCAGCCAGTCAGGGGTACTCCGCAGTTCTGGGACAAGGCGCTAAATGAATTGTATGCAATGATAAGACAGCTGGGAATTCCCACGTGGTTTGCTACGTTTTCTGCTGCAGATTTGCGCTGGCCAGAAGTGTTAGAGGCGATTCGACAAGATCATGGCACAGTACCAGTAAGCGACTTGTCGTGGGAAGAGCGTTGTGACATTTTGAAGAGTAATCCTGTCACAGCCGCTCGCATGTTTGATCGCAGAGTCAAGCTGTTTTTCAAACACCTCATTAAATCTCCATCGCAGCCAATCGGCGAGGTCATAGACACGTTCACGAGGACTGAATTCCAGCAAAGGGGCTCACCCCAtatccattgtttgttttgggtgaaagaTGCACCAAAATTGGGTGTAAATTCTGAAGAAGAGATCTGCTCTTTTGTGGACAGATATGTGTGCTGTCAGCTGCCAAACTCAGAAACAGATAAGGAGTTATTTGACATAGTTAGCCAGGTTCAAATGCACCGAAAGGGTCATACATCGTCATGCAAGAAAGGTGGCAAGATCTGTAGGTTTGGATTCCCTAAGCCTCcagtgaatcagacatttcTGTGCAGCCCTGTCTCCCTACAGGACCTGACCGATGAAGAATCAGCATCCATTGCTGGAAGGAAGAAGCAAGCCGAatctgacctgaaaaaattctggGATGTGTTGGACAAGAAAACAGAGCCAGAGAAGTGCTCCACTGAGGACGTTCTCAAGGAGGCCAATCTCACCACTGCACAGGTCTGTGACGCTTTGAACTTGATTGCAAACAGGAAGCAAGTATTCCTCAGACGCGAGCCAAAGGACATGTGGGTGAACAATTTCAATCCACATCTGCTCCGAGCTTGGAACGCGAACATGGACATCCAATATGTTCTCGATGCATACAGTTGTGTCAAGTACATAGTATCATACATCAGCAAAGCAGAAAGAGAAATGGGAAAGCTGCTCAAACAGGCTCAGAAAGAGGCAAGGGAAGGCAACGAGGATGTACTGACAGAAATGAGAAAAGTTGGCAATGCCTACCTTCACCACAGGGAAGTGAGTGCCCAGGAGGCTGTCTATCGGGTCTGTAGCCTGAACTTGAAGGAGTGCTCAAGACAAGTCACATTCATTCCAACAGATGAACAAGCTAATCGCTTGTCAAAACCTTTGGCCGACATTCAGAAGCTTGCAAGCGAGGGAAACGGTGATGAAGAAAACATCTGGATGCCGAACATTATGGATCGGTACAAGGCGAGGCCACAAGAAGAACCTTTCCGATCAATGTGTGCTGCAGAATTTGTCTCCGAGTATCGCGTCGTTTCTTGTTCAGGCCAGCAAGAAAATGCTCAGCAGTCTTCCAGAGGGGAAGCAAGGCATGTGTTGAGGGATAATTACGGGGCTGTACAAAAACGTACAAGATCTGATCCAGCCGTCATCCGCTTTGCCAAATTTAATAAGAAGAAAGAGCCAGAGCGATTCTACTTGACATTGCTCAAGTTGTACTTGCCACACTACCTTGATGCACAGTTGAAACCACCACAATATGCCAAGTATGAAGAATTCTACTCGAATGGCTTTGCTCCCATATCAGACAGGGAGGATAGAGTAAATGTCATTGTGAATGGGAATAGGCGTAAATTTGAGCAAAATGTTGAGGAACTTGAGCAGGCTCGTAAAGACGCGGAAGATGGTAATCTAGAAGATGTTTGGGCCCAGATCTTCCCCGAAGTGGAACAAGAAAGACTTGATTGTCTAGATAAGAGGGGAGAAAATGAAGTGGATGGGGTTATTGAGGGCACTGAGGATGACATTCCTGACCTAGCGACAACtgacaaatcaaaagaaagaagctTTACCCTAGAAGCCTGCCAGACAAAGATCCAGTATAAAACTGCGGTCCCCATGATGCAGTCACTCAACCCAATGCAACAGGGggtcttctattttgtaaggAATTGGTGTATGGAAACTGCACAGGGAAAGCGACCAGATccctttcatatttttgtgacgGGTGGTGCGGGGACTGGAAAGAGCCATCtcataaaatgcatatattaTGAGGCTACCAGGTTACTAGGAAAGGCACAAGAAAACCCTGACAAGGTCTCTGTCCTTCTTACGGCACCCACGGGAACTGCTGCATTCAATATCGGTGGGAGCACTGTCCACCATGCCTTTCATCTGATGTGTGTTACGAAGACGTATCAGCCCTTGTCTGAAAGTACCCTTAACACTTTGCGTGCGCAGTATGAAAGCCTCAAAATTGTGATTGTAGATGAAGTATCGATGGTCGACATGAAGCTCATGTCTTCCATTCATGGTAGATTGGGTCAGCTGACCCAGTCAAGGTCAAGTGcaaactttggaaatgtgagcATCTTGGCAGTAGGTGACATGTATCAGATCCCTCCAGTCAGGGGACAAAGTCTCTACAGGGGAAAAGATTTCATTGACTTGTGGAATCCaatctttgaagttgttgaactTCAGGAAATCATGAGACAGAAGGATGATGCTGCCTTTGCAAACCTTTTGAATAGAATGAgggtaaagagaaaaaaagacaaactttctgatgaagatgacaaaacTCTATCATCAAGGGTGTTATCTACAGACTTTGCATCAAATGATTATCCTAAGGATGCACTTCACATCTTTTCCACCAATAAAGCTGTTGTAGATTATAATGACAAGATGTTGAATCTCAGGTGTTCAGATGTTACATGTTTTGAAGCCTCCGATTTTGTCAAAGATCCCACAACAGGTTCAATGACAAGACGACCTCATGCACAAGGAGATAAAGACGACCTCCTTGATGTGGTCAAAGTTGGGATTGGTGCTCGTGTCATGCTTTGTAGAAATGTCAATGTTGAGGATGGTCTAGTTAACGGTGCATTTGGAACAGTGACAGGTGTAACAGGTGGCCAGCAAGATGCAAGTGATGGTGCAACTGTCTTTGTGAAGTTTGATAATCCAAAGGCAGGTGTgcttgaaagagaaaaaagtgCAGTTCCCAGTAGTCTACCAGAGAATTCAGTTCCGATTCGTCAGATTGAGGACAACTTGAAGAAATTAAGTAAAGTCAAACGCTACCAAATTCCTATCAAGCTAGCCTGGGCCTGCACAGTACACAAAGTACAGGGCATGACAGTTCCTGAAGTAgttgtctccatgaaaaatatttttgcatcAGGTATGGCGTATGTGGCCTTGAGTAGGGTATGTTCCATAGGCGGTCTTCACATTACAGACTATAAACAGGAGTCCATCTACTGTGATGAGGCAGTGCAGGAGGCAGTTAATAAGATGAAGCATTTCGAATATGTATCCAACCCATTTACAAATGTTGGTGACAGATCTGTCGGTGAAGTGTTGAACATTGTCCATCACAATACTGAAGGACTTGAAAAGAACTTTGAAAGTCTGAAGTCAACTTGTTTGGTTGAAGCTGATATCATATGCCTGACTGAGACATggctgtcagaaaatgtgcagtccTCCCAGTTTCAGTTGGAGAGTTTTAACATGTTTCGTAAAGACAGATCAAGTGGGCATGCTTGCGAGGAAGCTTCTAATGCGACAAGGAATTCCAGTCGTGGAGGCGTGGCAATATATGTACGTGACATATACAAGTGTTCTGAAATTCCCATCCCAAATGATATCAGTCTAGAATGTGTGGTTACGCAAGTTTCTGCTGACTGCATGCCTGTGAAACATCTAATTGTAGCCATTTATAGACCCCCAAATGTTCGCAAAGACTCATTCATATCCAGTTTGGAGAAACTCTTGGGGCACTTGTCTGCAGTGGAAAGAAGTAACACAGTGATTCTTGGTGACTTTAATGAAAATTTGATGTcaagtgaaaacaaaatgatcctttctttcttgatgcaaaatggcttcaaacagtTGATAGAGTCTCCTACAACTGAAAGATGTACTCTCATTGACcatgtgtacatttcacaaCTGTCAGCTGTTGTTAATCATGGTGTAATACAGAC ATTCTATAGCTACCATGATGCTGTATACTGTACGTTGTGTAATgagagataa